Below is a window of Enterococcus gilvus ATCC BAA-350 DNA.
CGGTCGTCAAATCGATCTTATCCTGTTTAGAAAAGCGGTAGCCCAACATTTTGTCATAGTCCTGAACCAGCTCATAATGCCGCATGAACAGCTCCTGATATTTCGGATTGTCCGTCATCGCCAACTCCCGATGAGGAATACTGAATACGATCGAATCCGAAAAGGTCGCCCATAAACAATCTTGTAAAATAAACGGACGAAGATCCATCGCCACGATTTCTCTGACGACTTTTTTTAGTTCCTTATACGAATCCCCAAAGGGCAATTTGATTCCCTTCGTTCGCAGCTCTTCCTTTGGAAACGGGTGGTTGTTTTTTATCCTCCATAAGCTGATATAAATGTTGTACACCAAATATTTCTGGAAAACATATTTCCGCCAAATATCATTCACCTCGACGAACTCTTGAACATAGTTGTTGATCACATCGTATTGCACCGCCGTTAAATTAGGCAGCGTGCTTTCAAACATATTCTGCCGTTCGCTGTAAAACCGAAAATAAAAGGAGCGAATCTCTCCTTCTCGCCCTTCGATCCGCAGCGGACGGTAACAAAGCTCCATCCCAGCCTCTGACAAAGCCTTCTCAATTTTTTTCAACGCTCGTTGCGTGTTCGAAGTACTTAAATACAATTTTTTGGACAGCGACGTGATACTGTCACAACGCTCGTATAATAATTCTTCGATGATTTGAAATTCTGAGCTTCGATTCAAGGTGTCTGCATAGATATTGCCCAGGTTTACCTTTGGATCGATCTCTAAGCGGTACAGCCCCTTCACCTTGTTAATCAAATAATAGGAGTGCTGCTCGTTGATCAAATCGATGTCATTCAGCAAAATCGGCAGTGAACAATTCAGTTCACTCAGTAATTCATCACTGGACAGCCCATCCCTGCGGTAATAAAGCTTCTCTACCAATTCCAACCGCATAGTATCACTTGTTCCTAAAATAGATCTAAAATCCATAATGACCCCCTCCTGATTTAGTCAACTACTGACACCTCAACTGATTCTTTTGATCATTGCACAAAATCACATTTACGGAAAATGATTCTCTATGAAAATAATAAATCGAATAACAATTAAGAACAAGTAAAAAGTAAAAAAACATTTTTCGACAAAAAAAAAGACCTGCACGCAGCAGATCTCTTTTCTAAATTAATTACTTAAGTCATCTCCGTTGGTTTCAATCACTTTTTTGTACCAGTCGAAGGATTTCTTCTTGCTGCGTTTCAATGTGCCGTTGCCTTCGTTGTCGCGGTCTACGTAAATGAAGCCGTAGCGTTTCTTCATTTCACCGGTTCCAGCCGACACCAAGTCAATACAGCCCCAAGTCGTGTAGCCTAGGAGATCGACACCGTCTAAATCAACCGCGTCTCTCATCGCTTCGATATGCTTCGCTAAATAATCGATGCGGTAATCATCCACTACATACCCGTTCTCATCAGGAGTATCCACTGCACCTAACCCATTTTCGACGACGAATAATGGTTTTTGGTAACGATCGTACAGGTCATTCATAGTGATACGTAAGCCCAATGGATCAATTTGCCAGCCCCATTCACTTGATTCCAAATAAGGATTCTTCACTGAAGCAAAGATATTTCCGGCTGTTTGCTCCAACAATTCTGGGTCTGTCGTAGCAACACGAGAAGAGTAGTAAGAGAAGGAGATAAAGTCGACTGTGTGTGCCTTCAGCAACTCTGCGTCGCCTTCTTCCATCTTCACATCGATCCCTTTACGTGCCATTTCCTTCAGCGCATAAGCAGGGTATTCTCCTCGAGATTGCACATCAATAAAGAAGTAGTTTTGACGTTCTTCTTGACGACCTTCCCAGACATCTTCTGGTTTTGGTGTATAAGGATAGTATGAACCTGCCGCCAGCATACAGCCAACTTGGTTTTCAGGATCAACTTCATGAGCGATCTTCGTTGCGATCGCAGAGGCAACCAACTCATGATGAGCCGCTTGGTATTTCACCTGCTCCACATTTTCACCTTCTTCAAAGTACAGACCTGCACCCATAAACGGCGCATGCAAGATCATATTGATTTCGTTGAAGGTCAGCCAATATTTTACCAATCCTTTGTAGCGAGTAAAGATAGCATTACACAAGTTTTCATAGAAACCGACCAATTCACGGCTGCGCCATGCGCCATATTTTTCTACCAGATGCATCGGGCAGTCAAAATGCGTGATCGTTACCAATGGTTCGATGCCATATTTTTTACATTCCTTGAAAATATCTTCATAGAATTTCAAGCCTTCTTCATTCGGCTCTTTTTCGTCGCCTTTCGGGAAGATCCGACTCCATGCTAAAGATAAACGGTAGGTTTTGAAGCCCATTTCAGCAAATAAGGCGATGTCCTCTTTCCAATGGTGGTACATATCGATGGCTTCTTTTGCTGGATAAAAATGTTCGTCATCAAAATCAAACATTTTCGTTTTACCAGCGATCACGCCGAAACGATCTTTCCCAACGGGTGCCAAATCGACGTTTGCCAATCCGCGTCCGCCTTCGTTATAGCCGCCTTCACATTGATTCGCAGCGGTCGCGCCGCCCCATAAAAAGTCTTTTCTAAATCCCATTGCTTCATTCCTGCTTTCTATTTTACTTTTTCTAAATCTAATTCACGTGCCACTTCGTCCTGAACTTCGATGCCTTCTTTTTCTAGACGTTCGATGGTTTCTTTGAAGTTCGGCAAATGATCTTTATGTGCGATGAATAATTCGTCCATGATTCGTTGCGCTGTTTTACCAGAACGCACCATTGGGTTGATGGTAAATGCTTGCAATGCAGTGTTGTAGTCCCCAGTCACTGCTGCTTCGATCGTCAATAATTCCATGGCTTTCATGACTTGCAGCCAGCCGCGTTCTGCTGTAGGCAATTCGCCAAAGGCCACGTTACGCGCTCCTTGTCCGCCGATATACGCAGAAACTTCAACAACACAGTCTGCCGGAAGATCGGGCACTGCGCCATCATTTTTCGTAGAAACAACCAATTGCGTATTTTTATTTGAATAGATAGACGCGATCGATTCACAAGCTGCATCAGAATAATACGCGCCGCCACGTTGACCCAATTGTTCAGGTTTGTAATCCAAGTTTGGATCTTTGTATAATTCGAACAATTCTGTTTCCGTCTTCTTCACTTGTTGGGCACGCGTACCGATTGTTTTGTATTCTTCCAACGCATGTGCCAATGTTTCTTCTTCTTGGTAATAATAATGGTGGTAGCCGCAAGGGATCATTTGCATTTGTTCCAGGATCTCTCTTGGGAACGGAATGTCATGAATGTTTTTCGGCATCCCAGTTTCATCGCCTTCATACATTTTATTAATGATCTCTTGTGTCACGTTTTTCCCGTGGGTATCGGCCACTTTATGCCAATGGAAGTGGTTCAACCCAGCAAATTTATAAATCAATTCATCTGGTTGTTTTCCTAGCATTTCAGGTTCGATCATCTGCGCCATCACCGGTACATTACATAAGCCGATGACTTTATCCCATTTTCCATAACGAACGACAGCTTCCGTCACCATACCGCTTGGATTTGCAAAGTTGATCAACCACGCATCAGGACAGAGACGTTTCATATCCTCTACGATATCTAAAATGATCGGGACTGTCCGAAAAGCTTTGAACATGCCGCCAGCACCATTCGTTTCTTGACCAAGCATGCCGTAATACGCTGGAATACGCTCATCTTTGATCCGAGCCTCTAACAAGCCTACACGGAATTGTGTCGTCACAAAATCGGCATCTTTCAAGGCTTCTTCACGGTCCAACGTAATGTGGACTTTCACATCATAAGGAGAAGCATCCCACATCCGTTGCGCCATTGCTCCAACGATCTCAACTTTTTCCCGTCCTGCTTCAATATCGACCAACCAGATCTCGCGTACTGGTAATTCATCATAACGTTTGATAAAACCTTCCATTAATTCCGGTGTATAACTACTTCCGCCACCAATTGTAGCGATCTTTACTCCTGCTGCCATTCAATCGACTCCTTCTGTTTTATTTACATTCTAATTATCTATGATGTAAAATTTGAATTCAATGCGTTTACAATTTGTTCCATCTATATTTACAAATCGATGATTGTAAACGGTTTATTTTGTAAATACCGATGGAATATTTCTCGTTTTTTCTCATTTAATCCACAAATCTATTTACGAATAATTTATAATAAACGTAAACGGATGGAGGTACGCACATGTTACTATCAGAAAAAATGAAGCAAACGGACTTTTCTAATGCTGAGTCCGCCTTAGTCGCCTACATCTTGGACAAAGGTACAGCGATCGAACCCATGACTATCAAAGAAATTGCGGAAGCCAATTATGTCCATCCTTCGACGTTGATCCGCGTAGCCAAAAAATTAGGGTATCAAGGTTGGCTGGAATTACGAACAGAATTCCTTGCAGAACAAACGTATCTGCAAACGTACTTTGACGATGTCGATGCGAATTTTCCTTTCCAATCAAATGAAGGATTGATGACGATCGCTAACAAGATCGCTTCTTTAGAACGCACGACCATTGACGATACACTCAGTCTGCTAAATCACGATGACCTGCAAAAAGCCAAACAGCTTTTGCTTAACGCCAGTCAAATCAAGATTTTCGGCAGCAATGCCAATTTACTGATCTCACAGGATTTCGCTTTAAAAATGCGCCGCATCCAAAGAAACGTCGTTACCAGCCAGACAATGGGCGAGGATGCCTATGAAGCCTTCAACAGCCAACCAGATACTTGCGCGATCTTGATTTCCTACACGGGAGAAAATAACTTTATCTTGCAGATCGCCCGCATTTTGCGGAAACAACAGGTTCCCTTTATCGCGCTGACCAGTATCGGGGAAAATACGCTGGCTTCTCTTAGCCATGCGACGCTGCGCATGACTACTAGAGAACGGCTCTATTCAAAAATCGCCAATTTTACCATCAATTCATCGATTTGCTACTTGTTGGATGTTTTGTATAGCTGCATTTTCGCTGAGGATTATCAAAAAAATCTGAATCATCTGATTGAAATCGGAGAGCTTGCGGATAAACGCAAAACCAGTTCAGCGATTATGGCGGAGTCTCCTGAATCAATGGTTCGCTTTACCGAATCCTTCCGCCCCAATTAATCAACTCCATAAAAAATGGAATGTGAACAAACACATTCCATTTTTTTCTGTTTAAACTAACACCGTTAATAATTCATCCTCGTTACAAATATCTTTCTTCTGATCAGATTCAATAATATCTAAGTAATCTGCTGAATTCGTCACGATAACTGGTGTCTCGACACTGTAACCAGCTTCTTCGATCGCTTTGATGTCGAAGGTCACCAATTTGTCGCCGCGTTTCACTTTTGCTCCTTGTTCAACGAAAGATTCAAAGAATTGACCGTCTAATTGAACCGTGTCTAAACCAATATGAATCAATAATTCTAAACCATTATCTGATACTAGCCCAATCGCGTGTTTTGTCGGGAACATCGTCATTACTGTGCCGTCAAATGGCGCAACGACTTCACCAACTGTTGGATGGATCACAACGCCTTTACCTAAAACACCTTGTGCAAATGCTTGATCTTTAGCTGTTGACAAAGGCATCATTGTGCCTGTTACAGGAGCAGTGACGATTTCTTTGCGAACTTCCATCGCCTTTTGTCCTTCTTCGACTTCCGCAACGACTGTATCATCTTTCCAGAAGAAGAGTGTCAATGCAAAACCGATCACAGCGGCAATAACAATGGAAATTACTGAGTAGATTGCTCCAGATGTATCGCCTGTTTGCTGATTGATATAACTTGGAATACCAAAGACGCCCAAACCGCCCATTACATATGAACGAACATTCATCGCTGTCATGAAAGCCCCAGATACTGCCCCACCGATCATTGAATAGATAAATGGTTTTTTCTTAGGAAGAGACAGACCGTAAATAGCCGGTTCAGTAACTCCGCAGATCCCTGAAATAACTGCTGGTACAACCAATGCTTTTTCCTTTGGATTCTTCAAACGGAAGTACATTGCAGCAACTGCCGCTGTTTGTGCAAAGCTGGCACCAAACATTCCTGTCAATGCTGTAGAATAGCCCATTGTTCCCAGTTGCAAGATCGCAATCGGAATCAAGCTCCAATGCAGACCGAACATTACTAGTACTTGCCAGAAGAAACCAACGATCAAACCGAACAAGATCGGAGAGAATGCCAATAAGCTGTCGAACCCAGTTGCTAACATATTCGTCAAGATCGTAATGACTGGACCGATTACCAAGAAGCCGATCGGCAACGCGATCAACAATAAGAAAAAGGGTACGAAGAAGTTTTGGATCACTTCTGGAATCACTTTGCGTAATGGTCGTTGCAACTTGCTCGCCATCCAGACGATCAAGATCGATGGGATAACACTGCTTGTATAATCATTCGCTACAAAAGGCAGTCCCATAAAGGTCATGTAGACCGGACTTTCAAACATAC
It encodes the following:
- a CDS encoding helix-turn-helix domain-containing protein; translation: MDFRSILGTSDTMRLELVEKLYYRRDGLSSDELLSELNCSLPILLNDIDLINEQHSYYLINKVKGLYRLEIDPKVNLGNIYADTLNRSSEFQIIEELLYERCDSITSLSKKLYLSTSNTQRALKKIEKALSEAGMELCYRPLRIEGREGEIRSFYFRFYSERQNMFESTLPNLTAVQYDVINNYVQEFVEVNDIWRKYVFQKYLVYNIYISLWRIKNNHPFPKEELRTKGIKLPFGDSYKELKKVVREIVAMDLRPFILQDCLWATFSDSIVFSIPHRELAMTDNPKYQELFMRHYELVQDYDKMLGYRFSKQDKIDLTTVLCNDFYLYDPEGQFIGVLWRNRADFLMEVEKIYSRGFNKVRRLVERFVEKYQMFQEKDFVKNYNYLLITMVINSMEWLAEQDYALKVLLLSDLSPTEESFLAKQIKEYVFGNISIVHFEQLSVGTAQLLDELRRYDCLITTGSSEGIPEDYPVVVIDPFLTTQSTRLIQKMIGEIAEKKDAELANK
- a CDS encoding 6-phospho-beta-glucosidase; protein product: MGFRKDFLWGGATAANQCEGGYNEGGRGLANVDLAPVGKDRFGVIAGKTKMFDFDDEHFYPAKEAIDMYHHWKEDIALFAEMGFKTYRLSLAWSRIFPKGDEKEPNEEGLKFYEDIFKECKKYGIEPLVTITHFDCPMHLVEKYGAWRSRELVGFYENLCNAIFTRYKGLVKYWLTFNEINMILHAPFMGAGLYFEEGENVEQVKYQAAHHELVASAIATKIAHEVDPENQVGCMLAAGSYYPYTPKPEDVWEGRQEERQNYFFIDVQSRGEYPAYALKEMARKGIDVKMEEGDAELLKAHTVDFISFSYYSSRVATTDPELLEQTAGNIFASVKNPYLESSEWGWQIDPLGLRITMNDLYDRYQKPLFVVENGLGAVDTPDENGYVVDDYRIDYLAKHIEAMRDAVDLDGVDLLGYTTWGCIDLVSAGTGEMKKRYGFIYVDRDNEGNGTLKRSKKKSFDWYKKVIETNGDDLSN
- a CDS encoding 6-phospho-beta-glucosidase; protein product: MAAGVKIATIGGGSSYTPELMEGFIKRYDELPVREIWLVDIEAGREKVEIVGAMAQRMWDASPYDVKVHITLDREEALKDADFVTTQFRVGLLEARIKDERIPAYYGMLGQETNGAGGMFKAFRTVPIILDIVEDMKRLCPDAWLINFANPSGMVTEAVVRYGKWDKVIGLCNVPVMAQMIEPEMLGKQPDELIYKFAGLNHFHWHKVADTHGKNVTQEIINKMYEGDETGMPKNIHDIPFPREILEQMQMIPCGYHHYYYQEEETLAHALEEYKTIGTRAQQVKKTETELFELYKDPNLDYKPEQLGQRGGAYYSDAACESIASIYSNKNTQLVVSTKNDGAVPDLPADCVVEVSAYIGGQGARNVAFGELPTAERGWLQVMKAMELLTIEAAVTGDYNTALQAFTINPMVRSGKTAQRIMDELFIAHKDHLPNFKETIERLEKEGIEVQDEVARELDLEKVK
- a CDS encoding MurR/RpiR family transcriptional regulator yields the protein MLLSEKMKQTDFSNAESALVAYILDKGTAIEPMTIKEIAEANYVHPSTLIRVAKKLGYQGWLELRTEFLAEQTYLQTYFDDVDANFPFQSNEGLMTIANKIASLERTTIDDTLSLLNHDDLQKAKQLLLNASQIKIFGSNANLLISQDFALKMRRIQRNVVTSQTMGEDAYEAFNSQPDTCAILISYTGENNFILQIARILRKQQVPFIALTSIGENTLASLSHATLRMTTRERLYSKIANFTINSSICYLLDVLYSCIFAEDYQKNLNHLIEIGELADKRKTSSAIMAESPESMVRFTESFRPN
- a CDS encoding beta-glucoside-specific PTS transporter subunit IIABC — encoded protein: MGKYRELAEKIVENVGGKDNINSLTHCITRLRFKLKDESKANDDVLKNMDGVVTIMHSAGQYQVVIGNHVGQVYEDVVDMAGLGGESSAPVEASGSLFDRLIDVISGIFQPFLGALSAGGMIKGLNALLVAASVLTPESGTYIVLNAIGDAIFMFLPIAVAVAAAKKFGVNQYVGLVIGGALCYPAIQLSTLTGGGDVQPLYTLFSGSMFESPVYMTFMGLPFVANDYTSSVIPSILIVWMASKLQRPLRKVIPEVIQNFFVPFFLLLIALPIGFLVIGPVITILTNMLATGFDSLLAFSPILFGLIVGFFWQVLVMFGLHWSLIPIAILQLGTMGYSTALTGMFGASFAQTAAVAAMYFRLKNPKEKALVVPAVISGICGVTEPAIYGLSLPKKKPFIYSMIGGAVSGAFMTAMNVRSYVMGGLGVFGIPSYINQQTGDTSGAIYSVISIVIAAVIGFALTLFFWKDDTVVAEVEEGQKAMEVRKEIVTAPVTGTMMPLSTAKDQAFAQGVLGKGVVIHPTVGEVVAPFDGTVMTMFPTKHAIGLVSDNGLELLIHIGLDTVQLDGQFFESFVEQGAKVKRGDKLVTFDIKAIEEAGYSVETPVIVTNSADYLDIIESDQKKDICNEDELLTVLV